AGCCCAGTGACAAATTAGTCTTTTTCTTGAGTGTTCCTGCGTTTTTGAGCCTTTTTCGTTTTGACAAAGGGAGCTGCCCTGCGGCACTTCCCCTTCATGACTGAGTCCATCCCGGTGCGAATTTTCCCGGATCGAACCGAAGCCAGCCGCACGCTGGCTCTGGAACTCGCGGCTCTAATCCGCACCATCAATGAGTCCGGACGCCCTGCCGTGCTCGGTCTCGCCACCGGTCGCACCCCCCTGCCCTTCTACGGGGAGCTCATCCGCCTGCACCGCGAAGGCCAGCTCAGCTTCGCGAAGGTCATCACCTTCAATCTCGACGAGTATCTGGGCCTCCCTGGAAATCATCCGGAGAGCTACCGCGCCTTCATGCGCAGGGAGTTGTTCGATCACGTGGACATCCCCGCGGAAAACCTGAACATCCCCGATGGAATGGTGCCGCCGGAGGCTCTGGAGGCCCACTGCGCCGCCTATGAGGAATTGATCCGCGCCGCCGGAGGCATCGACTTCCAGCTTCTCGGGATCGGCCGCACCGGCCACATCGGCTTCAATGAACCCGGTTCACCGCGGGGCAGCCGCACCCGGAAGGTCGAGCTGGATCCGATCACCCGTCAGGACGCCGCCCCTGCCTTTGGCGGGCTGGAGAATGTCCCGGAATACGCGATCTCCATGGGCTGCGGCACCATTCTCGAAGCCCGGCGGATCGCCCTGCTCGCTTGGGGCGCGGCAAAGGCGGACATCGTAAAGGAGGCCCTCACCGGCCCCGTGACCGACCAAGTCAGCGCATCTTTCCTTCAAGAACATCAGGACGCCACCTTCTATCTCGACGCCGAAGCCGGCTCGAAGCTCTGAATCCTGCGATTCGATAAATTTCACCGAATTTTCGCATCGCCGGAGCCCCGGGTAGCGTTATGATCCTAACCGGATCATGCAAACTTCCTCGGAGAAACTCCGCGACGCGTGGACCCGCCACGCGTCCGCCGTGGCGCGCAAGGTAAACCTCGCTTGGTGGATCGAGACCTTCTCGGTTCCGCTGGTGGTCGTCGGCCTCATCGGCGCCTGCGTCATTCTTCTCGTTCGCCGCGAGGTGCCGGATTCCCAGCCTTGGGCATTGTGGCTTTCCGCAGGCGGCACCGTGGCCGTTCTCGCAGCGATCACCTGGCTCGTCGCTCGCCGCCGCTTTGAACAACCGGAGCAATCCATGGTCCGCATCGAAGCATCGATGCGTCTTCGCAACGCCCTTTCCGCCGCTCGCGCCGGGGTGGCTCCATGGCCGGAGCTTCCGCCGCAGGTGGATGCCGGCGTGG
This portion of the Luteolibacter luteus genome encodes:
- the nagB gene encoding glucosamine-6-phosphate deaminase, translating into MTESIPVRIFPDRTEASRTLALELAALIRTINESGRPAVLGLATGRTPLPFYGELIRLHREGQLSFAKVITFNLDEYLGLPGNHPESYRAFMRRELFDHVDIPAENLNIPDGMVPPEALEAHCAAYEELIRAAGGIDFQLLGIGRTGHIGFNEPGSPRGSRTRKVELDPITRQDAAPAFGGLENVPEYAISMGCGTILEARRIALLAWGAAKADIVKEALTGPVTDQVSASFLQEHQDATFYLDAEAGSKL